In the Leptolyngbya sp. SIO1E4 genome, one interval contains:
- a CDS encoding DM13 domain-containing protein, with protein MKLNYFAALVVSSLLTVGTVAVVDSFQPVQANPCAAQVNPCAGAEISAVEKTGSFEGVAHPTLGTATIIEEGGKRYLEFDEAFRSDSGPDLFVLLHKEATPESYSSDQYVNLGVLQSVEGSQRYEIPDDVSIEDFSSAVIWCRQFNVTFGFATF; from the coding sequence ATGAAACTCAACTACTTTGCAGCTTTAGTGGTCTCTTCCCTATTAACCGTGGGTACCGTTGCAGTCGTGGATAGCTTTCAGCCTGTTCAGGCTAACCCCTGTGCAGCTCAGGTCAATCCTTGTGCCGGAGCTGAGATTTCTGCCGTTGAAAAGACGGGTTCTTTTGAAGGGGTTGCTCATCCCACATTGGGCACAGCCACAATTATTGAAGAAGGGGGTAAGCGCTATCTCGAATTTGATGAAGCGTTTCGTTCTGATAGCGGGCCAGATTTGTTTGTGTTATTGCATAAAGAAGCCACGCCTGAAAGCTATAGCTCTGATCAATATGTGAATTTAGGCGTTTTACAATCTGTTGAGGGCAGCCAGCGGTATGAAATTCCTGACGATGTCTCTATTGAGGATTTCAGCTCTGCTGTTATTTGGTGCCGACAGTTCAATGTAACCTTTGGATTTGCAACATTTTAG